A segment of the Polyangiaceae bacterium genome:
CAACCTGGAAGAGGAGCTCGCCATCGCGCGGGGCGCGCTCGATACGGCGGACCATCGCCACGCCGCCCACCACCTCGCTGCGGCGCTGGTGACCGCCCCCGCGGGGCTCGAGGTCGCCCAGTTGGTCCGACGATTGTTCCACGCGACCCGGGATCCTCACAGCCTGATCCCTGAGAAGATGTGGACCGGAGACGCGTTGCTCAAGGCACGCTTCTTCGAGATCGCGAATGCTGACGACGACGCCATCAGCTGGCAACTGATGGCCCAGGCAGCAGCGAAACAGCAAGCAGTCCTGAACCTCGATCCGTGGCTCGATCCCGAGCGTGCCCGAGCACTCGATCAGGACCGGCTCGGCCGCGAGCTATCCAAGGTCCTCGATAGCCCCATTGCCATCGAGCAGCTCTGGCCTCTGCTTGACTTACTCAGGCGCCAAGGCCCACTGAGCACCTGGCTCAGTTTCCACGTGGTAAGATTGCTCAGGGCCCGCAATGAGTTCACTGAGGCGCTCGAGCTCGCCTCCGCCACGCATGCCCGAGAAGCGAGCTATTGGTCTGCCACGTCCCTGGCGAGTACCTATCGAGACATGGGTAAGCTCGAGGAGGCCGTTGACGCCTTTCGTCAAGCGGCAGCCCTCGACCCGGCTGACGCCGCCGTGTACCTCGACTTGGGAGATATCCTGCTCGATCTCCGGCGCCCCGCTGACGCTGCCATTGCCTATTCCGAAGCTCTCACTCGAGATCCCGACAGCGACTGGGCCGTCGCTTCCCTGCCCTACGCTGAGTGGCGGTCAAATCATGCGGCGCCTCACGCACAGCGGATCGTCGAGCTCGCACGTGCGGGCAACTCCCGGGCCCGCGCCCTGATGGCACACGTAGCGCCCTTCGACGCTGGCTTTCGTCACCCGGCAAGTTCTTTGGTAAACAGCTTCGCGCTCGCGGAAGACAAGCCGATCCTGCGCTGCGCGGTCTCCAGTATCGAGGCACCGAGCTGCGTGCTGGCGATCCAGCTCGAATCGGGATTTCGCGGGCAGAACCCTCCTTTGGTCAACTGGGGCGAGATCCCCGAGCCAGATCCCAGGCTGTCCCGCGCGGAAACGTCCGTGCGGCTCTGGACCTACCAAACCGCGAGCGGCGAGCTCGAACAACACGCGATGCCCGCGTTGCTTCCGCCGACCAATCCCGCGCTGCGCCTGGTCTCGAGCATCGCCACTACGGATTACGATCTCGAGCGCTGGTGGCAAGCTGCCACTCTGCGAGCGTCGGAGCTATCGCCGGACTTGGCTGAGCAGTTGTTCGCCTGCATGTTGCACCCGCCTGCCACGCCGGAGGGCGAATACGCCTGGAACTGGCTGTTCAAGGTGCAGATCGCTGCGGCGCTCCTGCTGGTTCAGGCCAGCCCGGACTGGAGCGCCGCTCAAGGACGCCAGGCGCTGTTCGACTTGCTGAACGGGCCCATCGACTGGACCACCAGCGCTGGGATCATTGCGAGCTGCCAGCTAGCGCGCGCGGTCCCGCAACGCGTCGATGACGTCTACGAGTTGCTTCGGCCCTTGCTCGTGCCCCCGCGCTACCCCGCGGAATGGGCAAACATTGCCGAGGTGTTGGTGGAAACCTTGGGCTGGCTCCCGACGCTCGACGACGACTTTGCGGCTTGGCGGAACGCGGTTCGCGAGCAGCTGGACGAGTAGAGTTCGAGCTTTACGTGGCCAAAGAGGTCTGGGCATGCTGCCCTACGCATGACCTCACCCCCAAAATCAGCTTCAAATTCGCCGGCGCTGGAGCCCCTGTCGGGGCGCGTGATCGTCACCGGGGCAAGCGGATGGCTGGGGCGTCGACTCGTGGCTGCGCTGCTCCACGGCCTGCCTGGCGTGCCGCCTTTCGAGAACCCTCCAGCGCTCGCTGAGTTGGTGATTGGTATTCATTCGGCTGACGCAGCCCTCGAGGAGTGGGACGACCCTCGGGTGCGCGTGGTGAAGGGCGACTTGCGCGACCCGGACTACGCCGACCGCCTGTGCAGGGATGGTGATGGATCCTTGCTGCTGCACACCGCTGGCTTGATCCATCCTCGCCGCGTCAAGGATTTCTACGCGGTAAATACTCAAGGCACCCAGCGCGTCTTGGAGGTCGCCGAGCAGCAGGGGGTGAGGCGCGCCGTCGTTGTCTCTTCGAACTCGCCCGTGGGCTGCAACGCCTCGCCCGAGGCGCTATTCGATGAAGCGACGCCGTTCAATCCCTATATGGGTTATGGGCGGTCAAAGATGCTGATGGAGCAAGCGACCCTCGAGATCCAAGAGCGGGGCAAACTCCAGACGGTGCTGGTCCGGCCGCCCTGGTTCTACGGTCCGTATCAGCCCCCGCGCCAGACGCTGTTCTTCGAGATGATCCGCGCGGGGCGCGTCCCGATCGTCGGCAATGGGGAGAACCTGCGCTCGATGGTCTACATCGATAACTTGTGTCAGGGCCTACTCCGCGCCGCGGCGGTTCCTCACGCAAACGGCCGCGTGTACTGGATCGCCGACGCAGAGCCCTACCCGATGAACCGCATCGTCGACACCGTGGAGCGCCTGATGGAGACCGAGTTCGGGTTCCAGGTGGCGCACAAACGCCTGCGTTTGCCAGGGTTTGCCGGGGAAGTCGCCACGCTACTGGACGGCGCGCTGCAGCGCGTGGGCGTCTATCAGCAGAAGCTGCACGTGCTGGGGGAGATGAACAAACACATCGCCTGCAGCGTCGCCAAGGCCCGCTTGGAGCTGGGTTACACACCCACGGTCGCCCTGGAAGAGGGCATGCGGCGCAGCATCCAGTATTGTATCGATCAAGGGTTACTCCGGCCCTGAGTCTCCGAGCCTCGCCCATGACCGCCTCGACCAACGCGCCTCTGGCCCATAGCAAGGGACGTCGAGTCGTCTTCGTGCTGGCCGGTCTCTTGTCGAGCGCGGCGTTCATGTTGCTCGCCGTGAGGCGCCTGGCGTTCGATGACGTCACGCGGGCGCTCACTCACGCGGAGCTGTGGCCTTGGCTCCCCCTGGGCGTGCTGAGCTACCTCGCGGGCCATGCAGTGCGGGGGATCCGTTGCCGCCGCCTCGCGAGCGGAGAGGCACGCCTCACCCGCACGACCGCGACGAATGTGGTGGTGCTTGGGTATGCGGTGAACAACATCCTCCCTGCGCGCCTCGGTGAGTTCGCCCGCGCAGCCATGCTCGCAGAGCGCAGCGGGCTTCCGTTTGCTCAGGGCCTAAGCATCACCTTCCTCGAACGCATCCTGGATGGGCTGATCATGCTGGGGCTGCTGGCCGTCGCGTTCTTCAGCCTGCCTCAGTCGACCCACCAGGGCTGGCTCGGCGCCACCCTGCAGATCGCCGCGCTGGTGTTCTCCGTAGCGCTGGTTGGGGTGCTCGCCGCGGTGCTGGCGCCGAGCTTGATCTTGCGCTGGACCAGCCGGGTCGCCCATCGCGTTGCCCCGCGGATGCATGATCGGTTCGTGCGCGTGATCGACCAAGCGGTGCGCGGAGTGGCTTACCTGCGGGAGCCGCGGGCCGCGTTGGGGATCGCCGCGTTGAGCTTGCTGGTGTGGCTGTGTGAGGCGGGGCTCTTCCTGTGTCTGCTGCCTGCCTTTGGCCTGGCCTTCGACCCACGCTTGGCGCTGCTCGCGATGACCGTGACCAACTTGGGGATCTTGGTCCCGTCGAGCCCCGGGTTCATCGGCCCGTTTCACTTCTTCTGCATGCGCGCGCTGACCGCCGTCGGGATCGCCGAAGCCACAGGTTTCGGCTACGCAGCGCTGGTCCACTTGGCCTTCTACGTCCCGATCACGCTTTGGGGTGTTGGCATCATCGTCGCCTACGGCTTCCGCCTCGGGGCGAATCTGGACGCACAAAAGAGCGCGTCTCCTCTCGGCTTGCTCGACCCCGGGCAACGTTTCCTAACACCTGGGGAGCGCTCGGATCCGGCTCCGTCCGCGATCACCATCGCGCTGTGTGAAGCGTTGATCCCGGAGGAATCAGCGGATGTCCCTGCTCACGCTGAAGTGGTGAAGAGCTGCGCGAGCTTCACCGCCGGTCAGCTCGCGGCGCTGCCGTTTCGCCTGCGCGTGTACTACGGGGTTGGGATGCTGGCGCTACGTACGGCCACGTTGCTGCGGTTCGCGCGGCCGTTCTGCAAGCTCGACCAGCGCCGCCGCCGGCGCTGGGTGGAAGCCTGGGCCTATGGAAGACTCAGCCTCGGCCGGGCGCTGCTCAGGGCGCCGCGGAGCACGACGCTCCTCGCCTACTACGAGCACCCTGCGGTTCAAGGAGCGCTCGGGGTCGAACCCTCCTCGAGAAGTGCGGCAAGCGACGCAGTGATCTTGCAACTCAAACCGGGGCGGCGCGCGAATGGCTGAAGCGCCTCAAGACGAAGCCCAGGTCCTGGTGATCGGCTCCGGCGCCGGTGGTTCCACCGTGGCCTACGAGTTGGCCCGTCGCGGCTTCGACGTGGTGGTGCTGGAGGAGGGTGGCCACTTCGAACTGGCCGACTATGGTCAACCAGCACCTGTTGCCATGCGGCAAATGTATCGCAAGCGTGGCATGACGCCGATCCTGGGAGGCGTCCCCATTGGATACGTCGAGGGCTGTTGCGTTGGTGGCAGTACGGAGATCAACAGCGGGTTCTGGCACCGAACTCCACCGGAAGTGCTGCTGCGCTGGCAAACTCAGCTGGGGCTCGACATCGCCAGTAGCGAGCTGGACGAGCACTTCGAATGGGCCGAGCGCGAGCTACGGGTCGGCGTCAGCGAGCAGGCGTGGCCGCCCAGCACCGCCGCGTTTGCACGGGGCGCAGAGGCCATGGGCTGGAGCGCCTGGGAAGTGCCGCGCGCAGCGCCAGGCTGCAAACACACCAACGCGTGCGCCGCTGGCTGCCCAACGGGCGCCAAGCAGGGCATGAGCCGCTCGCTGCTACCCAAGGCGAAGGCCCTCGGGGCGCGAGTGATCGGCGGCGCACGGGTGGTGCGCTTGCTGTTGCGCAAGGATCGCGTAGACGGCGCGCTCGTGCGCGTGCAGACCGCGGACGGCGTAGAGCGGCTACTGCGCATTCAGGCGGAGCAAGTGTTCGTGTGCTGCGGCCCTACCGAGACGCCTTCCCTGTTGCTCCGCAGCGGGATCCGCTACCACGTCGGGAACAGCTTGCGCGTGCACCCTTACCTGAAGGTCGCCGCTCGTTTCCCGGAGGCAATGCATTCAGCAAGCAGTGTGCTCCCATTGCTCCAGGTCAAGGAGTTCTGGCCAGATCTGTCCTTTGGTGGTGCTTTCTTCGGCAGTGGACAGCTAGCGATGACCCTCAGCGACAACTGGCCACAGAACCGAAGCCAGATGAGCAACCTGAGCCACCTCGCGCAGTACTATGTAGGCGTCCGAGGCACCGGAAAGGGCTGGGTGCGCCCCACGGCGCTCGGCGAAGATGCGACCCTCGTGCGCTACGACTTGTCGAAGGACGATCTGCGACACCTCAGCGTTGGGCTGGCGCGGCTCTCGGAGTTGCTGCTCCGTGCGGGAGCTAGCGAGCTGTTCCCTAGCGTCTGGGGCGTGGGACCGTTCAAGCGCCCGGGAGACGCTGCGCGCTGGCTCGAGGAGCAGCTGCCGAAGCGAGCGCTCAGCTTGGTCACGGTGCACGCCTTCTCGTCGTGCCCCATGGGGGAGCGTCACGATCTGAGCGCCGCGGACTCCCAAGGCCGCGTGTGGGGGCTCCAGAACCTTTGCTTGGCAGATGCCAGCGTGCTGCCGGACTCCCCGGGCGTGAATCCTCAAGGCACGGTCATGGCCCTCGCCCGGCGCAACGCCGTGGCGTTCGCAGACGCGCAGTGAAGCCTGGCAGTGAACCGCAGTGAGCCTGCAACGCTCGGCGGATCGATGCTAAGGGCGGTGGACGTGACGACCCTAGTAACCGGCGGTTCGGGCTATTTCGGCGAAATCCTGGTGCAGCACTTCAGCGCCGAGGGGCGACGGGTCCGCGTATTCGACAAGGTGGATAACGCCGATCGCTCCGCCGACGTGGAGCTCGTGCAGGGCGACGTCTGCGACTACTCAAGCGTGACCCGGGCCATGCGCGGCGTCGAAGAGGTGCACCACAACGTAGCGCAGGTCCCGCTCGCGAAAGACCGGGAGCTGTTCTGGGCGGTGAACGTCGAGGGCACACGCAACGTGCTCGAAGCGGCGCTCAGGAGCGGCGTGCGCAAGGTCGTGCTGACGTCGAGCAGCGCCGTACACGGGATCCCTCCGCAGAACCCGGTGACCGAAGCGACCCTGCCCGCGCCTCGGGAGGCGTACGGCCGCGCGAAGCTCGAGGCGGAGCGGGTCGCTCAGCAGTATGTGGAACGCGGCCTGGACGTGAGCATCGTACGGCCGCGCACCGTGCTCGGTCACGGGCGCCTCGGGATCTTCAGCATCCTCTTCGACTGGGTGCGCCGAGGGAAGCCGCTGTACCTGTTGGGCTCCGGCAACAACCGCTACCAGTTCGTGCATGCTGACGATCTGGCCGCTGTGTGTGTCGCAGCCGGCAAACGAGCCGGCGCCAGTATTTTCCTCGCGGGAACAGACCGCTTCGGCACCATGCGGGAGCTGCTGGGGGGCCTGGTCCGGCACGCAGGGAGCCGTAGCAGCATTCGCAGCTTGCCCTTCACGGCAGCCACGGTGGGCATGCGCGTGACGAGCAAGCTCGGGTTGTCGCCGCTCGGCGACTACCACTCCTTGATGTATGGCCGGGAAATGTGGTTCGACATCACCCAGACTCGCCAGAAGCTCGATTGGCAGCCACGCTACTCGAACCACGAGATGATCACCGACTCCTACGACTGGTACGTCGCCCACCGCGAAGAAATCCAGGCTCGCCAAGGTGCCTCCCACCATCGCTCGCCGGTACGCCTTGGGGTGCTGGCGCTCCTGGAGCGGCTGCCGTGAGCGGCCTGCGGTGGGTTTTGCTCAGCGTCGCTCCTTGGCTGCTGGTTGGCTGTCCGAGCGCGACCTGTGACAGTCCTACACCTTGCCAGGACGCGTTGATCCTGGGGCTCCCAGGAGCCGGCGCAGGCGACTACACGCTGTCCATGGAGCTCGACGGCCAGCCGGAGAGCTGTGACATCACGCTGGACGGCGCCGGGAGCGGCAGCAAGACCTGCAGCTCGGAGGCCCTCGACGTCGGTACGCTCGATGGGGCGATTTGGGCCTATGTTTACGGCACCCCGAGCCAGGTAGATATCCACCTGGAATTTGGCGGTCAGACCCTATTCGAGCGCAGTGTCTCTCCTGAGTATCAAGATCTCAGCAAAGACAGCCAGAACTGTGTCAGCTGTCGCCAGGCAGAGCTCGACTACACCGCGGAGTAGCGGGCGCGACGCCGAGCTGCGAAAGCAAACAACAGCGCGCCGGCCACGACGGCGATATCAGCCACGTTGAACACCGGCCAGTGGCGAACGTGGAGGAAGTCCACCACATGACCTCGAACCATCCGCTCCCCGAGGTTGCCCACAGCCCCAGCCAGCAGAAGTCCCATGGCGACTCGCTCCCCCAGGTTGAAGGCCCGCCAGCGCAGCGCCGCGTACCCGAGCAGGCCCAGGGTCACCAAGGCGCCGAGGAGCGAGAGCATTAGCACTCGTGGCTCGGTCCCGATGTGGTTCCCCAGCAGGCTGAACGCAGTGTCGGTGTTCTCTGCGTAGCGCAAGTCGAGCACTCCGGGCACCACCGGCACAGGGCCCTGGCCGCTCAAGTGGGTTACAGCCAGTTGCTTGGTCGTGTGGTCACAACCCACGACCCCTAGGCACAGCAGCACCGCAGCCAACGTCGACCAGTGTCTCACCCCGCGGTCAACCGACGAGCCCCGGGTTCATTCCACGAGGGTCGACGAGCAGCGCTCAGGTTAGTCGAGGCCGCCCTTAACGCGCTGGAGGCTTGAGCTCCGTGCGTCCGTCCAGGACCACCACGTAAGTCTTGTCTGGCACGACTCGGCTCGGCCCCTGAGGCGTGTGCACCAAGATCCCCGTGGCAATGCAGAAGTCCGCCGGACGCTGGCGCACGCAGCGCTCCACCAGGTACTCGAGCTCTTCAGTGATCGCGCGGGCTGCCGCCTGGGTCAGCTCAGCCAGCGTCGGGACGTGCTCGCGGTCGCCGAGGTGCCCGAACCGGCGCCTCAACAAGCTCATCTCGACGTCGTGGGGATCGATCTCGTCGAACTCCGGGTTGCTCTCGGCGCCTGCCACGAGCTCGCTGCGAAGCTTCGCGAGCGCGCCGCAGGCCGGAGTCGCCTTGGGCTGCCCAGGGCGCGTCACCATGCCGAGATCGCCGCCGTCCGTGCCGACATGGGTCATGCCCATGAGCAGGAAGCGCTCACGACCACCAAAGCGTGGGGCGTGAGACAACGCGGCTTCGAACCCCGTCACCCCGAGCAGCGGTACTCCGGCAAGGCTAGATAGATTGAAAGCCTCTCCCCATGCGTCAGCAACCGCGTCGATGAAAGGACTGCAGAGCTCGTCGCGACAGGCGGCGACGCAGGCGATGGTGTTCTCTGCGTTGAAACCGTGAGGCGCCAACGCGCGGGTCAACCAGTCCACGTAGTCCGTCTTCAGCAAGCAAGGACCGAGGGACGTGCGCACGCTCTGTTCGATGGCTTCGTCGAGCATGGCGGCGGAGAGAGCATTGGGGGAAACCACGAGTCGGTCATGAGACAGCCGCGCGGCGGACACAAGGGACGATTCGCCCTAGCGCGGCAGAAACGAGTCAGAAACGGCCGCTGACGCGGTACTCGTACAGTTCCTTCTTCGAGTTGCGCTTCCGCAGCATCTCCACGCGCACGTCGACTGCGCGCAGCTCCCTCAGCATCTCTGCGTAGATCCGCTCCGTAGGCACAATCACGCCGTAGAACGTCGAGTTGCCCACGATGTAGTCGACGCTACCCGGCTTGTGGATCAGCTCCGCACAGCGCACGAGGTGCGCCCAAGCGTCTTCGAAGTAGCGCTCCACATAGCGCGCCAATAGCTCCGCGTTCTTCGCTTCGCACTTGCGGATGTCGCGCAGCGCACGTTGCAGGCTTCGAGGCCGAAACGCGTCTCCCGCTTGCCAATGGGCGAGTCGACTCGTTGCAACCCCCCACGTCCCGCCAATCGCTTGCCAGTCGAGTTCCCCCGCCTGCCGCGCGTGACTCAGGTGCCCAAGCCAGTACATGTATGGGCGGAGCTCGCGCACGTAGCTCATACGGTTGGCGTACGGCGGAGATGTTACGACACGGTCGAAGCTGCCAGTTTCGAGGCCGCGGAGGCTCCTTGCGTCCGACTGAAGAATGCTCGCGCTGACGCAGGGCGAGTCTCCAAGCGCCAGCAACACCGAGGTGAGCTCCGACTCGAACAGCTCGAACACGGCGAGCCGGTTGCCTTGGCTATTATTTGCCGCACGGAATGACATTGACGGGTGGTTGAAGGCGGCGTTGGAGACGCGAATCAAGGTGCGACACAGCGCCAACTCCAGCGCGTCTCTCAGCCAACCGCGACGTTTCGCTCGTGCGTCGATCTCCCCGCGGATGCGTCGCAAGGCGATCAACGCCTCGGGCGACCACCAGCGCTCGATCTGGTGCAGCGAAGGCACCTCCGCCAAGGGCCCTTCGTCAGCCAACGCCCGGAGCAATGCCTCACACGGGGCCTCGAGCCGGGAGAGCTGCATAGCAGAGCAGGTGCGTGTCTTGACTCCGGCGAACCACACCAAGAAGGGGTTCACGTCGGTGGCGAAGCTCTTCACACCCCGAGAGGCTCCGACCAATGGCGTGGTCCCGGTTCCGCAGAACGGGTCCAAGAGACCAACACGAGGGGGTTCGTGGGTGAGGAGCTCCTCCACTAGTCGCAGCGAGTAGGCGGGCGTCAAGCGCAACAAGCCGTGCCGGCCGAGGCCCTGGTTGTGCTTGAAGGTCAGCTCGACGCGCTGAGGTACGTCTGCACGCGCCACGCGATCCGCGGGCTGCAATCCTCGAATCCGTTTCCGCGGGGGATCTGCACTGGCACTTCTCACGCTTCACCCCGTACGAATGGCTCCAGCGCCCGGCTGAGTGACTCCGCCAAGCCTCGAGGATCAGCCGGGTTGAACCAGCGAAAGGGCTCGAGCCAATGCGCTGGTGCCCGGAGCCGTTGGTTTCTCCGGCTGCACTCAACCAGCAAGCTGAGCGCCGAATGCTCCGCGTAGAACCAATCGAGTTCCATCCCCGGCGCTGTGAACCCGGGCACCCAGCGCGCGGACTGCAAGACCCGATAGGCGCCCTGCCCCGTCTCTCGCCCGATGCGCTCGGCCACACTCGACGCTGCGCGGGCCTGCGCCGAGTGGTGACTCGTGCGGCGCCAGAACGCGCCGTATGGGTGCAAGACGACACCTCCAAAGCTGTGCAGAGAGAGCCCACGGTCGAGCCGCCGCCCGCGCGCGAGCAACGCCGCTTGGCTGAATCGCTCAGCCAGCATGCGCACCTCGGGCTCGCTGGCTGGCGCGCTGCCCCGGGCGAACAGTGGTCCAAGCACCCAGCGGGCGAGACTGAAGCGGCCCCAGTAGCGTGGGAAGTTTCGGTTCAGGTCCACCCCACGAGCGTTGTGCCGAACCATGCGGCGACGTCCACGTCGCAGGTTCACTTCCACGCGACGAACCCCATCTGGATTCGCCAAAGGCACGAACCACAACTCGCGATCTTCGGGCGGCCCGCCGCTCAAGCGCTCCATCAACGCGAAGCACGTCTCCACGCCGATCCACTCCATGGGGTGCAAACCGCTGATCACCAGGCTCTCGCGAGGCGCGTTTGAGTTGCCCAACGCAACACCGAACAGAGGCTCTCCCCGAACGCTCTCGCCGAGTACCTCCAATCGGGCACCAGCCGCCTCCAGACGCTCCAGACGCTCGAGCCATCCCCGATAGCCCGTGTAGCCCTCAGCCGCCGCACTCACCGCGTGGACCGGCTCCACCGCCGGATTGGCCGCCAAGGCCGCTGACAGCGCCGCGTGCATCAGCGGCTGCTACCACACCAGGCTGAGGAGCTGTAGCGCCACGATCCGGTGCCTTTGCTCGCGGGTCCGCTTGTGTCTATGGTCCCGCCGCTTTGACCACCCCTCCCGCCTCCACCAGCGATCTCAGCCCCTCGATGCCCGACAGCGGGGACGCTGGCGATTCGAGTTCGCCCTCAAGCGAGTCCAGTACCGGTCAGCGCCGTGGTTCGGCACAGCGCGGTGATTCGGCGCAGCGCAATGATTCGCCACAGCGCAGTGAGCTAGCAAAGCGCAGTGATGGAGTGCCGTTTGGCCTGATTCGAGCGCTCTTCATCGGCTCCGGCTTTACAGGCCTAGTCGACCAGATCGGCTTCTCGAAGTACCTGTCGTACGTCGTTGGCTCCACGGCGTATGCGGTCAGCGCCGTCCTGGCAGCGTTCATGACCGGTCTCGCGCTTGGGGCGCACCTTGGCGGCAAGCTCTCGAGTCGCGTTCGGCGTCCGCTCCTGGCCTACGGCGTGCTCGAGCTGGTGGTCGGAGCGGCGGTCGCTGCCGCGCCCCTCGCCTTCAAGGCGCTGACGCCCATGTACTTGAGCCTGCTGGCGAAGGCGCCGGATTCGCTGCTTTTCGCCAGCGTCGTTCGCTGGTTCCTCGCGGTACTGTTTGTGGTCGTTCCAACCATCGCCATGGGCGCGACGCTCCCGCTGCTTTCGCGGGTGGTGGGTAGCGATCTGAGCGATGACTCCCAAGGCACCGCTCAGAAAGAGAAGCGCCTCGGTAAGCTCTACGCAGCAAACACACTGGGCGGCGCGCTCGGCGCGTTGATTGCTGCCTACTGGATCCTGCCGTTGCTTGGCCTTGCGGGCACACTGATCGCCTCAGCGGTCGGCAGCGCAGCGATTGGCCTCTTGGCGATGGCCCAGGGCAGCCGCCTCGAAGCGCCTCAGGTCCCGGAGGAGATCGCGGCAGAGCGGTCCTCGCTGGGTCTGATGTTGCCCACGCTGGCATTCGCCTCTGGCGCGCTGGTTTTCGCCTGTGAGGTGATCTTCACCCACCTGCTAGCGCTGATCATTGGCAACAGCGCCTACGCGTTCGGGTTGATCCTCGCGGTGTTCTTGATCTGCCTGTTCGTCGGTGCGTCCTTGGCGCCGCGCGTGCACCTGCGCTTTGGTTCCGCGGCGTTGCCCATCGGCCTAGCTGCGGCGGCGCTTGGAATGGCGATCACCCTACCCGCCTGGGATCGCTTGCCGATGTTGTTCGGCGGGCTTGGCGCACACGTCACCTCTTTTGCCGGGCGTGAAGCGGTGCGCGCTGGGGCGGCCTTCTTGATCTTGGTGATCCCGACCACGCTCATGGGACTGACGTTTCCTCTCTTGCTCCAGCGCGTGGCAGCGGATCCGCGCGTTGGCGCCCAGGTTGGACGGCTCACGGCCATCAACACCCTGGGAGCCGTCGCCGGCGCACTGCTGACGGGCTACTTGCTGCTTCCCAAGCTGGGCTCTGAGCGCGCCTTGCACAGCGTAGTCTGGATCTTCGGCGCGCTGGCGCTCGCGACACTGCCTGCTGTGGCACGCAGCAAGGCCAAGCAGCGTAGTGGCACACTGGCTGCGGCGCTCGCGGCCATCGCACTACCCTTTGTATTTCCTGCGTGGAATTTGGCGCGACTGACCAGCGGCGTAAACGTCTACTTCGAAGGCTGGCAGAAGCCCGACGAGGTGCTCTTCCTACGGGAAGACGTGCACGGAGGCGTGACCACCGTCACCAAGAAGGAAGACCTGTACACGCTGTACACGAACGGCAAGTTCCAGGGGAACAACGGCCACGAAATGCAGGCCCAGTACTCCTTCGCGCATTTCCCAAGCATGTTCGTGTCCCACTGGGACAACGCGTTGGTGATAGGCCTCGGCACCGGTACCACCCTTGGAACCCTCAACGGCTACCCT
Coding sequences within it:
- a CDS encoding fused MFS/spermidine synthase, producing MPDSGDAGDSSSPSSESSTGQRRGSAQRGDSAQRNDSPQRSELAKRSDGVPFGLIRALFIGSGFTGLVDQIGFSKYLSYVVGSTAYAVSAVLAAFMTGLALGAHLGGKLSSRVRRPLLAYGVLELVVGAAVAAAPLAFKALTPMYLSLLAKAPDSLLFASVVRWFLAVLFVVVPTIAMGATLPLLSRVVGSDLSDDSQGTAQKEKRLGKLYAANTLGGALGALIAAYWILPLLGLAGTLIASAVGSAAIGLLAMAQGSRLEAPQVPEEIAAERSSLGLMLPTLAFASGALVFACEVIFTHLLALIIGNSAYAFGLILAVFLICLFVGASLAPRVHLRFGSAALPIGLAAAALGMAITLPAWDRLPMLFGGLGAHVTSFAGREAVRAGAAFLILVIPTTLMGLTFPLLLQRVAADPRVGAQVGRLTAINTLGAVAGALLTGYLLLPKLGSERALHSVVWIFGALALATLPAVARSKAKQRSGTLAAALAAIALPFVFPAWNLARLTSGVNVYFEGWQKPDEVLFLREDVHGGVTTVTKKEDLYTLYTNGKFQGNNGHEMQAQYSFAHFPSMFVSHWDNALVIGLGTGTTLGTLNGYPWKQIDVVEISPAIAEAAHRYFGMVNDHALDDPRVKLHFDDGRNYLLVRAKKYDFIGMELSSVWFAGASSLYSKEYYELVKRHLLPHGIFQQWVQVHHMENHTFARILNSLRQVFPHVALFYAGGQGVLVASEQPLSASRARSDQLSALPGVKRKLEPGAQLVDLLKYLLLTGKDLDSYIDDEASRSNVSLPELISSDDNLFLEYATPRGNVLPWGHRQILLQEMSRHQSPDAAAALIAP
- a CDS encoding DNA methyltransferase — protein: MARADVPQRVELTFKHNQGLGRHGLLRLTPAYSLRLVEELLTHEPPRVGLLDPFCGTGTTPLVGASRGVKSFATDVNPFLVWFAGVKTRTCSAMQLSRLEAPCEALLRALADEGPLAEVPSLHQIERWWSPEALIALRRIRGEIDARAKRRGWLRDALELALCRTLIRVSNAAFNHPSMSFRAANNSQGNRLAVFELFESELTSVLLALGDSPCVSASILQSDARSLRGLETGSFDRVVTSPPYANRMSYVRELRPYMYWLGHLSHARQAGELDWQAIGGTWGVATSRLAHWQAGDAFRPRSLQRALRDIRKCEAKNAELLARYVERYFEDAWAHLVRCAELIHKPGSVDYIVGNSTFYGVIVPTERIYAEMLRELRAVDVRVEMLRKRNSKKELYEYRVSGRF